GCGGCCGTCCGACTCCATCGCGCTCGCGCTGCGTACCGGCGCGCGGATCGTCTGCGCCGAGGAGGTCCTCGCCGAGGCGGGCCTCGCCGTGCCGGAGGAGCAGGAGGACGAGGTCGAGCGGTTCCGGGAGTTCCTCGACCATGTCACCCCCGAGGACTTCGAGGGCTGAGCCCGCCCGGGCAGACCCTCACGTTCAACTTGAGGGTGAGACACGCCGGGGTGTCGCGTTGACCCGGTCCGTGAGCCGCCTTACCTTTGAGTGTCTTCGTTGTAACTCCACCGCTGTGGTCCCCACCACCTGCGGACCTTCCCCCGGGAGTTGCGTTGGACGGAGCGAGACGACGGAGGTCGACGTGGAGCTGAACGAAGGTGTGAAGGACACCGCCGCTGCCGAGATGGCAGCCGGCGAGGCCGAAGAGCAGGGGCTGCTCTTCACCGACGACGTGTCCCCGCTGCCCAGCGACCAGGGCTACCGCGGCCCGACCGCGTGCAACGCCGCCGGCATCACCTACCGGCAGCTCGACTACTGGGCGCGCACCGGCCTCATCGAGCCGAGCGTCCGGGGCGCGTCGGGCTCGGGCACGCAGCGCCTCTACTCCTTCCGCGACATCCTCGTCCTCAAGGTCATCAAGCGACTCCTGGACGCCGGCATCTCGCTGCAGCAGATCCGTACCGCAGTGACGCAGCTGCGTGAGCGCGGCACCGAGGACCTGACCCGTGTGACGCTGATGAGCGACGGCGCCTCGGTCTACTACTGCACCAGCAACGACGAGGTCATCGACCTCCTCCAGGGTGGGCAGGGCGTCTTCGGCATCGCGATCGGCGGCGTCTGGCGCGAGATCGAGGGCACGCTCGCCGAGCTGCCCAGCGAGCGTGCCGAGGACTCGGCCCCCGCTGCCAACGCCAACGACGAGCTCGCCGCTCGCCGCGCCCGCAAGATCGGCTGACCTCCGCCGACTCCCGCGTCGTCCTGACAGACGGCCCGCACCCCGCCGGGGGAGCGGGCCGTTAGTC
The sequence above is a segment of the Nocardioides jiangxiensis genome. Coding sequences within it:
- a CDS encoding MerR family transcriptional regulator, which produces MAAGEAEEQGLLFTDDVSPLPSDQGYRGPTACNAAGITYRQLDYWARTGLIEPSVRGASGSGTQRLYSFRDILVLKVIKRLLDAGISLQQIRTAVTQLRERGTEDLTRVTLMSDGASVYYCTSNDEVIDLLQGGQGVFGIAIGGVWREIEGTLAELPSERAEDSAPAANANDELAARRARKIG